A region of Shinella sp. PSBB067 DNA encodes the following proteins:
- a CDS encoding MFS transporter has protein sequence MLSVLQNRTYRHLFLAQVIALIGTGLATVALGLLAYDLAGANAGAVLGTALAIKMIAYVGVAPVAAAFAERLPRRTMLVTLDLIRAAVALALPFVTEVWQVYVLIFVLQSASAGFTPTFQATIPDVLPDEKEYTRALSLSRLAYDLESVISPMLAAALLTVISFHSLFAGTVVGFLISAALVVLVSLPSPKATAPRGIYDRTTRGLRIYLATPRLRGLLALNLAVAAASAMVIVNTVVLVQAGFGLSQRATALALAAFGGGSMVAALLLPRLLDDVPDRRAMLAGASVLVAGLFVGATVPAYGFLLPLWFVLGLGYSLAQTPSGRLLRRSSQPEDRPALFAAQFALSHACWLITYPVAGWLGAKAGLSVTFVALGILALLAVMLAARVWPDHDPEEIDHEHDELEPDHPHLAGGGHRHRHAYVIDGDHTEWPRSI, from the coding sequence ATGCTTAGCGTTCTTCAAAACCGAACCTACCGGCACCTCTTCCTCGCGCAGGTCATCGCCCTCATCGGGACGGGGCTTGCAACGGTCGCCCTCGGGCTGCTTGCCTACGATCTTGCCGGCGCGAATGCCGGCGCCGTGCTCGGTACGGCGCTCGCCATCAAGATGATCGCCTATGTCGGCGTGGCGCCTGTCGCTGCCGCTTTCGCGGAGCGCCTGCCGCGCCGTACGATGCTCGTCACGCTGGATCTGATCCGCGCGGCGGTTGCTCTCGCGCTCCCCTTCGTTACCGAGGTCTGGCAGGTCTACGTGCTGATCTTCGTGCTGCAATCGGCCTCCGCCGGCTTCACGCCGACCTTCCAGGCGACGATCCCCGATGTGCTACCCGACGAGAAGGAGTATACACGGGCTCTGTCGCTTTCTCGGCTGGCCTATGACCTTGAAAGCGTGATCAGCCCGATGCTGGCCGCCGCGCTGCTGACGGTGATCAGCTTCCACAGTCTGTTTGCCGGAACTGTCGTCGGCTTCCTAATCTCGGCTGCCCTGGTGGTGTTGGTTTCTCTCCCAAGCCCCAAGGCGACGGCGCCGCGCGGCATCTATGACCGCACGACAAGGGGACTGCGCATTTATCTCGCGACGCCGCGCCTGCGCGGGCTGCTCGCCCTCAACCTCGCCGTCGCCGCCGCCAGTGCCATGGTCATCGTGAACACGGTAGTATTGGTTCAGGCCGGCTTCGGCCTCAGCCAGCGGGCAACAGCGCTGGCATTGGCAGCCTTCGGCGGTGGATCGATGGTCGCCGCCCTGCTGCTGCCACGCCTTCTCGACGACGTTCCGGACCGTAGGGCCATGCTTGCCGGGGCATCCGTTCTCGTGGCCGGCCTCTTCGTCGGTGCCACCGTCCCAGCCTACGGGTTCCTTCTTCCTCTGTGGTTCGTTCTCGGTCTTGGCTACTCCCTGGCTCAGACTCCGTCTGGCCGTCTGCTTCGCCGCTCCTCGCAGCCTGAGGACCGGCCGGCATTGTTTGCGGCGCAGTTTGCACTTTCCCATGCCTGCTGGCTGATAACCTATCCGGTCGCGGGATGGCTTGGTGCAAAGGCTGGGCTTTCGGTCACCTTCGTCGCTCTTGGCATTCTCGCCCTTCTTGCGGTCATGCTCGCGGCCCGCGTTTGGCCTGACCATGATCCGGAGGAAATCGACCACGAACACGATGAGCTCGAGCCGGATCATCCCCATCTCGCCGGCGGCGGACACCGCCACCGCCACGCCTATGTCATCGACGGCGACCATACTGAATGGCCGCGTTCGATATGA
- a CDS encoding YqaA family protein, producing MNALAAYGGLFLVALAAATILPMQSEAALAGLLLMETYSVWLLLAVASAGNVLGSLINWLLGRGLERFRDRRWFPVGPAALDRAQDWYQRYGKWSLLLSWVPVIGDPLTVVAGVLREPLPGFLALVAVAKVGRYLVVATITLGLSS from the coding sequence ATGAATGCGCTCGCCGCCTATGGCGGGCTGTTCCTCGTCGCACTGGCCGCTGCGACGATCCTACCGATGCAGTCCGAGGCGGCTTTGGCGGGCCTCCTGTTGATGGAGACCTATTCGGTGTGGCTGCTGCTTGCTGTCGCCAGCGCGGGCAATGTGCTGGGGTCGTTGATCAACTGGCTTCTCGGGCGCGGCCTTGAGCGTTTCCGGGACCGGCGCTGGTTTCCGGTGGGACCAGCGGCACTCGATCGTGCACAGGACTGGTATCAGCGCTACGGAAAGTGGTCACTCCTGCTCAGCTGGGTGCCAGTGATCGGCGATCCGTTGACTGTCGTGGCGGGTGTGCTGCGCGAACCGTTGCCGGGTTTCCTGGCTTTGGTTGCCGTAGCCAAAGTGGGGCGTTATCTGGTCGTGGCGACCATCACCCTGGGCCTGTCGTCATGA
- a CDS encoding nickel/cobalt transporter, which produces MNLLPDIVGFQRAVYLAFAEHIKAFADGGGWGALLFYLPMGILFGATHALAPGHSKTILATYLAGSPLGILRGLAVSLVLSFTHVTMSVLIVLLALPLVSFSSFANPGRAPVLEDLSRGLLGLIGLWMLYRAFRRKPQSHREGEGFAVGFTAGLIPCPLTLFVMTFAVTRGVPEAGVAFAVVMMLGVALTLSVVAVASILFRNGMIHLLESRATLLELLSRVVEAAAGSILMLIAVREMLA; this is translated from the coding sequence ATGAATTTGCTGCCCGATATTGTCGGCTTTCAACGCGCGGTCTACCTAGCCTTTGCCGAGCATATCAAGGCTTTCGCCGATGGTGGGGGTTGGGGTGCTTTGCTTTTCTATCTGCCGATGGGCATTCTGTTCGGTGCCACGCACGCGCTTGCGCCGGGTCATAGCAAGACGATCCTCGCCACCTATCTGGCAGGCTCTCCTCTCGGAATCCTACGCGGCCTCGCCGTTTCACTCGTGCTCTCTTTTACCCATGTGACGATGTCGGTGCTGATCGTGCTGCTCGCGCTCCCGCTCGTCTCCTTCTCCTCCTTCGCCAATCCCGGCCGCGCGCCTGTGCTGGAGGATTTAAGCCGCGGTTTGCTTGGCCTCATCGGTCTATGGATGCTGTATCGCGCCTTCCGCCGCAAGCCGCAGAGCCATAGAGAGGGCGAGGGGTTTGCCGTCGGCTTCACGGCGGGGCTGATCCCCTGTCCGCTGACCCTCTTCGTGATGACCTTCGCCGTGACGCGCGGCGTGCCGGAAGCCGGTGTTGCCTTCGCCGTCGTCATGATGCTTGGCGTCGCACTAACCCTTTCGGTTGTTGCGGTCGCATCAATTCTCTTTCGCAACGGCATGATCCATCTGCTCGAAAGCCGTGCCACCCTCCTTGAGCTCCTATCCCGTGTCGTCGAAGCAGCGGCCGGCTCCATTCTCATGCTGATTGCCGTGCGTGAGATGCTCGCGTGA
- a CDS encoding acyltransferase: MLRFVSAMLVVVHHYAFRMQVTGEGGGIGFSEVSDIAIWLDTGLLIFFAISGYVITLSSEGRTALEFAIGRFARLWPTFVLCASITAIVLYNWPVPGLPDPTIKQWLSHAIINSRLLGQPFLDGAYWTIAYEIIFYGWVFVLMAAGWFHRFWKLIVFLWVLLSALNEFHIDSEILRKLLITEYSGYFAFGMTLYKVRYGAGVSAMSVLVLSILLACLTPFFVEPKNFEIYGIYRDNFGLALIGPISLVCVAVCVLTPSLSVSPGAATIVGGLTYPLYLLHQNIGYSVFARFGAESGRWSVGALLLLSLLFICWLIARFFEPLSRRFIKRWASAQISFGVHER, from the coding sequence ATGCTGAGATTCGTTTCAGCGATGCTCGTCGTTGTGCATCACTATGCTTTCCGGATGCAGGTTACCGGTGAGGGCGGAGGAATCGGTTTCTCCGAAGTGTCCGATATAGCCATCTGGCTAGACACGGGCCTGCTCATATTCTTTGCGATATCCGGTTACGTCATAACGCTCTCGTCCGAGGGACGCACCGCGTTGGAATTTGCGATCGGTCGCTTCGCGCGATTGTGGCCGACGTTTGTGCTCTGTGCATCAATCACGGCCATTGTCCTGTACAATTGGCCGGTTCCAGGTCTTCCGGACCCGACAATAAAGCAGTGGTTATCGCATGCTATCATAAATTCACGGCTCCTGGGGCAGCCTTTCCTTGATGGGGCCTACTGGACGATAGCCTATGAAATCATCTTCTATGGATGGGTTTTCGTGCTCATGGCGGCCGGATGGTTTCACCGCTTCTGGAAGCTCATTGTTTTCCTATGGGTTCTACTGTCCGCCCTAAACGAATTTCACATCGACAGTGAAATTCTTCGAAAGCTATTGATCACAGAGTATTCCGGCTATTTTGCTTTCGGGATGACGCTCTACAAGGTTCGCTATGGCGCAGGGGTGTCGGCGATGAGCGTTCTTGTTTTGTCGATCCTACTGGCTTGCCTTACGCCGTTTTTTGTAGAGCCTAAGAACTTCGAGATCTATGGTATTTATCGAGACAATTTCGGTCTTGCTCTGATCGGACCGATATCCCTTGTTTGCGTGGCAGTTTGTGTCCTGACGCCAAGCCTCTCCGTTTCGCCCGGTGCGGCCACTATTGTCGGTGGTTTGACCTATCCTCTGTATTTGCTTCATCAGAATATTGGGTATTCGGTGTTTGCGCGTTTTGGAGCCGAAAGCGGACGATGGTCTGTCGGTGCACTACTTCTGTTGAGCTTGCTGTTCATTTGTTGGCTTATCGCGCGCTTCTTTGAGCCGCTAAGCCGCAGGTTCATCAAACGATGGGCGAGTGCCCAAATCTCTTTCGGCGTGCATGAGAGATGA
- a CDS encoding S9 family peptidase has protein sequence MYHKWLDRWDEQRARRGEEGKHATAFALDAELAFPGTGKVRSIEEFCALADKTLTDQSFFERPNEVDQGFQTQDEWLKFPSDIITDIEENNTVWAKITESGSLDHALVVFHHWNARARNSQLARYLSRRGITVVEIAMPYHFERSRPGSTHADYMLSASLGRTIQSIRQAVLDGRKLIRWLRSKGYKQISILGVSLGSWVAGLIAAHEPTVSKASLFLTAGSLADMVWTGRATRSIRDNFEPTIELAELRKAWGPMGMENYVKRLARPGLDLHVVLAKRDKVILSELSASFMQKLTGAGGRPTVLQLNCGHYSLGIPPYIFQAGLSLNRFVSR, from the coding sequence ATGTATCATAAATGGCTAGATCGATGGGATGAGCAGCGGGCGCGGCGTGGCGAGGAAGGGAAGCACGCAACTGCCTTCGCACTCGACGCGGAACTCGCCTTTCCCGGAACTGGCAAGGTTCGGAGCATCGAGGAATTCTGTGCCCTTGCAGACAAGACGCTGACAGATCAATCGTTCTTTGAACGACCCAATGAAGTTGACCAAGGGTTTCAGACACAAGATGAATGGCTAAAATTTCCCTCAGATATCATAACCGACATTGAGGAAAACAACACCGTTTGGGCGAAGATCACCGAAAGTGGATCGCTTGATCACGCACTGGTGGTTTTTCATCATTGGAACGCGAGGGCGCGAAATAGCCAACTCGCCAGATACCTTTCGCGGCGTGGCATTACCGTTGTGGAGATTGCCATGCCGTATCACTTCGAGCGTAGTCGCCCAGGCTCCACGCATGCCGATTACATGCTCAGCGCAAGTCTCGGCCGAACGATTCAATCGATCAGACAGGCCGTTCTGGATGGGCGAAAACTTATCCGTTGGCTGAGGAGCAAAGGCTACAAACAGATATCTATTCTCGGCGTGAGCTTGGGCTCATGGGTCGCGGGGCTCATCGCCGCACATGAGCCGACTGTTTCGAAAGCTTCATTGTTCCTGACGGCTGGAAGCCTGGCAGATATGGTTTGGACCGGCCGCGCTACACGCTCAATACGAGACAACTTCGAACCAACTATTGAGCTGGCAGAACTCCGCAAGGCCTGGGGCCCAATGGGCATGGAGAACTACGTGAAGCGTTTGGCAAGGCCGGGTCTCGATCTTCACGTTGTTCTGGCGAAGAGAGACAAGGTGATTCTATCAGAGCTATCAGCAAGCTTCATGCAGAAACTGACCGGGGCTGGTGGAAGGCCGACTGTCTTGCAATTGAACTGTGGTCACTACTCACTCGGCATACCGCCTTACATTTTTCAGGCGGGTCTGAGCTTGAATCGGTTCGTGTCGCGCTGA
- a CDS encoding RcgA family putative transporter, which produces MLNNGKFFLPPPKDGSDFKELFKRLAAAGAGRPLGSDGFPAGPWTPELLATAISEIDSNRIGVDLRTVQLWFQENDKGISTANIRWLARIFGCDDPAATSEWQMELSAAQARLTVKRRYGKRDTGSTPFEGRDLAPAAIGIDGLESATGLVQFAHATGGKIRPFGLAMRSEALFSKGSPLNLPAAVFAGATALGFLSYVTGIHSANVERMDGVAKQVGFLWAPNWTFVFLVVLPLFLAFTIDLLVFWKSEGRFTVGAPRDQVESLNGWARIVASSSFTYWAVFLVCIVFAGVIQWVEVCLLPLMKGGGDYAIDWGKIAIVRPDIISVPEEIIFTGLAYSYMAICFYIFFVGLILLYTIAHDFSTITRKLKLRTHGHQLCEINEIAFKTMSGIFRCTALGIMVAICMKGQSSYLTSASRNIAVWLISDMSSVLHGRISPNLETGYRMPTHYSSLLIVVSTSIVFLFACVRIGLDIQLRKTLWIMSTVVALLIGSYLLIDAFPGFSILLALSVLSALYGLFNPGFGTWRGCGFGAKINVS; this is translated from the coding sequence TTGTTGAACAATGGAAAGTTTTTTCTCCCGCCGCCGAAGGACGGGAGCGATTTCAAAGAACTCTTCAAACGATTGGCCGCCGCGGGAGCGGGACGGCCTTTAGGAAGCGATGGATTTCCCGCGGGACCGTGGACGCCAGAGCTTCTTGCAACGGCGATTTCGGAAATTGATTCGAACCGCATCGGGGTCGACTTGCGCACGGTGCAGCTTTGGTTCCAGGAAAATGACAAAGGAATCAGCACCGCCAACATCCGGTGGCTAGCGAGGATTTTCGGATGCGATGATCCGGCCGCAACCAGCGAATGGCAGATGGAACTGAGCGCGGCGCAAGCTCGACTGACGGTCAAGAGGCGCTACGGGAAGCGGGACACGGGAAGTACGCCATTCGAAGGCCGGGATTTGGCACCCGCCGCAATCGGGATCGACGGCCTCGAGTCCGCGACAGGACTGGTGCAATTTGCCCATGCCACCGGTGGAAAAATCCGTCCTTTCGGGCTGGCGATGAGATCTGAGGCGCTCTTCAGCAAGGGATCCCCGTTGAACCTGCCCGCAGCGGTATTTGCGGGCGCCACCGCCCTTGGCTTTTTGTCCTATGTGACTGGTATTCACAGCGCAAATGTCGAACGGATGGACGGAGTCGCAAAGCAGGTCGGATTTCTTTGGGCGCCGAACTGGACTTTCGTTTTCCTGGTGGTGCTGCCGCTGTTTCTGGCTTTTACGATAGACCTTCTCGTCTTTTGGAAATCTGAGGGGCGCTTTACGGTTGGAGCGCCACGCGATCAGGTCGAAAGCCTGAACGGATGGGCGCGCATTGTCGCAAGTTCTTCCTTCACTTACTGGGCTGTTTTTCTTGTTTGTATCGTATTCGCGGGAGTGATCCAGTGGGTCGAAGTGTGTCTTCTTCCATTGATGAAAGGTGGAGGCGACTATGCGATAGATTGGGGTAAAATAGCGATCGTGCGCCCGGACATCATATCTGTGCCTGAGGAGATCATTTTTACAGGCCTCGCCTACTCGTATATGGCGATTTGCTTTTATATTTTCTTTGTTGGCCTAATTCTGCTCTACACCATCGCCCATGATTTCTCGACAATTACGAGGAAACTGAAACTTCGGACACATGGACATCAACTTTGCGAGATCAACGAGATCGCCTTCAAAACCATGAGTGGGATTTTCCGATGCACTGCGTTGGGTATCATGGTCGCTATATGCATGAAGGGCCAAAGCTCTTATCTCACATCAGCTAGTCGGAACATCGCTGTGTGGTTGATCAGCGACATGTCCTCAGTCCTACATGGACGGATTAGTCCGAACCTCGAAACCGGATATAGAATGCCGACGCACTATAGTAGCCTCCTCATCGTTGTTTCGACGAGCATTGTATTCTTGTTCGCTTGTGTTCGTATCGGGTTGGACATCCAGCTTCGAAAGACTCTATGGATAATGTCGACGGTCGTAGCCCTTCTTATTGGATCGTATCTGTTGATCGATGCGTTCCCTGGCTTCTCGATACTTCTGGCGCTATCAGTGCTTTCTGCGCTCTATGGTTTGTTTAATCCAGGGTTCGGAACATGGCGAGGATGCGGTTTTGGGGCCAAGATAAATGTATCATAA
- a CDS encoding SDR family NAD(P)-dependent oxidoreductase has translation MMERHVDKPLLGQTILVTGASGGIGAAIVERVALEGGRPIIHYCQDEHKAETLLDRIDGNGLLLQADLSDVDGPFELWRKAVDYAGRVHGLVNNAGIRTEISIESPPGEWRAAWQNEFQVNFFAAADLCKEALQHFRTEGGGRIVNIASRAGQRGSASDSIPYGAANAAMINLTKSIARSFGREGASAVCIAPGLVRTGMAEHYIAAQSREAAMGEIPVGDMAEPREVAELVAFVLRYGQDSLNGATLDVNGGSHIR, from the coding sequence ATGATGGAACGGCATGTGGATAAGCCTCTGCTCGGGCAGACAATCCTGGTCACCGGCGCCTCCGGCGGCATAGGGGCGGCTATTGTCGAGCGCGTCGCCCTGGAGGGCGGACGGCCGATCATTCATTATTGCCAGGACGAGCATAAGGCGGAGACACTGTTAGACCGGATCGACGGCAACGGCCTTCTTCTTCAAGCCGATCTGTCTGACGTCGACGGCCCGTTCGAACTATGGCGGAAAGCCGTCGACTATGCTGGCCGTGTTCACGGCCTCGTCAACAATGCCGGCATCCGTACCGAAATCTCCATTGAAAGTCCGCCCGGAGAATGGAGAGCGGCGTGGCAGAACGAGTTCCAGGTTAATTTTTTCGCCGCCGCCGATCTTTGCAAGGAAGCCCTCCAGCATTTCAGAACCGAAGGGGGAGGGCGCATTGTGAACATAGCCAGCCGGGCCGGACAGCGCGGGAGCGCGTCCGATTCCATCCCCTATGGTGCTGCGAACGCGGCAATGATCAATCTCACCAAATCTATCGCCCGCAGTTTTGGTCGCGAGGGCGCATCCGCGGTGTGTATCGCACCAGGGCTGGTTCGAACAGGCATGGCTGAACACTACATTGCGGCGCAAAGCAGGGAGGCGGCGATGGGCGAGATACCGGTGGGCGATATGGCCGAGCCCAGAGAAGTTGCGGAACTTGTCGCCTTCGTGCTGCGCTATGGCCAGGACTCGCTAAACGGCGCGACGCTTGACGTCAACGGCGGCAGTCACATTCGTTGA
- a CDS encoding type IV secretory system conjugative DNA transfer family protein has translation MNPAILLFGLVIAAAMAAFVSSLAYAVLYYAFDNSTWMFQALQDDMLASYRAARLDLATGDWHRPAIAACAGAVAGFAMLITAMTGRKKSTDARFLSPLEARTLGLTRTGGVFVGRIGGSLIKVPGGFTQRGSGRRRFLKPMLFGGKKLWIDGDDVGGFVIGPPRSGKGASLIVPNCLLWPDSIVVLDMRGETYEATAGYRSKFSRVLRFSPADENGDTECYNPLDFVAIDPDQRDIDINSIATALLPTPKGDAYWISDARALFAGVTSWVLENPDILDKDKNLGTVLNVVEGGDQPLREWLGEVANPELRAAWISSFTYTTLARFAVMASKQFDGVYGSLAAAVRPFKNNRILRATARSTFDIRAMRRENMSLYLDFRIQQIASIGPIFNVLMVQFMDYMSRNMMKRGERRVLVLLDEFQNLGKLENALNVATVLGGYGIPCWFFVQSLRSIDNVYTREGRQTLVNSARAQIFLGAQDPEDQRYVSQLLGERKEVTVDKAVSTGITLFDRKGATMSHKTTMRPLMRPDELGAMNETRCVIKLRNQQPIFGVRNFYYADGELIRRAWLRVRAQKAQSIVGTATPFSELALESNASADGPTLATAGAKFAARCSAAATSSTTRNPEVLLEPAPAPHQSEHREGSAITDAPAGGPDFKSAMKRSAQRRTDAEKSLEKILTFLENAPAKKRAAKKVQKEIASAFSDR, from the coding sequence GTGAACCCGGCGATCCTGCTGTTCGGACTGGTGATCGCGGCTGCGATGGCGGCCTTCGTCTCCTCGCTTGCCTATGCCGTCCTCTATTACGCCTTCGACAACTCGACCTGGATGTTCCAGGCGCTGCAGGACGATATGCTCGCATCTTATCGAGCGGCGCGTCTCGACCTCGCCACCGGCGACTGGCATCGGCCTGCGATTGCGGCTTGCGCTGGCGCGGTTGCTGGCTTCGCAATGCTCATCACCGCGATGACCGGCAGGAAGAAATCGACGGACGCGCGGTTTCTGAGCCCGCTGGAAGCGCGGACCCTCGGGCTTACCCGGACGGGCGGCGTGTTCGTCGGCCGGATCGGTGGTAGCCTGATCAAGGTTCCGGGTGGCTTCACGCAGCGCGGGTCCGGCCGGCGGCGGTTCTTGAAGCCCATGCTGTTCGGCGGCAAGAAGCTCTGGATCGATGGCGATGACGTCGGCGGGTTCGTCATCGGCCCGCCGCGATCGGGTAAGGGCGCCTCACTGATCGTTCCGAATTGCCTGCTCTGGCCTGATAGCATCGTCGTGCTCGACATGCGCGGCGAGACCTATGAGGCGACGGCCGGCTATCGCTCGAAATTCTCGCGCGTGCTGCGGTTCTCTCCGGCGGATGAGAATGGCGACACCGAATGCTATAATCCGCTGGATTTCGTGGCCATCGATCCGGACCAGCGCGATATCGACATCAACTCGATCGCGACCGCTCTGCTGCCGACACCGAAGGGCGATGCTTACTGGATCTCCGATGCTCGCGCGCTGTTTGCCGGCGTCACATCCTGGGTGCTGGAAAACCCCGATATTCTCGATAAGGACAAGAATCTCGGAACCGTCCTCAATGTCGTCGAGGGTGGCGATCAGCCGCTGCGCGAATGGCTGGGGGAAGTTGCCAATCCTGAGCTTCGCGCCGCGTGGATCAGCTCCTTTACCTATACCACCCTTGCCCGTTTCGCCGTCATGGCCAGCAAACAGTTCGACGGCGTCTATGGATCGCTCGCCGCCGCCGTGCGGCCGTTCAAGAATAACCGAATCCTACGTGCGACGGCGCGGTCGACCTTCGACATCCGGGCGATGCGGCGCGAAAACATGAGCCTCTATCTGGATTTCCGTATCCAGCAGATCGCTTCGATCGGGCCGATCTTCAACGTGCTGATGGTTCAGTTCATGGACTACATGTCCCGCAACATGATGAAGCGCGGCGAACGCCGCGTGCTGGTGCTGCTCGATGAATTCCAGAACCTCGGCAAGCTGGAAAACGCCCTGAACGTTGCCACTGTCCTCGGCGGTTATGGTATTCCTTGCTGGTTCTTCGTCCAGTCCCTGCGCTCGATCGACAACGTCTACACACGAGAGGGCCGGCAGACGCTGGTGAATTCGGCACGCGCACAAATCTTCCTCGGCGCCCAGGACCCGGAGGATCAGCGCTATGTCTCGCAGCTCCTCGGCGAACGGAAGGAGGTGACGGTCGACAAGGCGGTTTCGACAGGTATCACCCTCTTCGATCGCAAGGGCGCCACCATGTCGCACAAGACCACGATGCGCCCCCTCATGCGGCCCGACGAGCTTGGTGCAATGAACGAGACCCGATGCGTCATTAAGCTGCGCAATCAGCAGCCGATCTTCGGCGTGCGCAATTTCTACTATGCTGACGGCGAGTTGATAAGGCGGGCGTGGTTGCGCGTCCGGGCGCAAAAAGCGCAATCGATCGTCGGAACCGCAACGCCTTTCTCCGAATTGGCTCTCGAGAGCAATGCATCCGCAGACGGCCCCACTCTTGCAACTGCCGGAGCGAAGTTTGCCGCAAGGTGTTCGGCCGCCGCGACGTCGTCGACGACTAGGAATCCTGAAGTTCTCTTGGAACCCGCGCCGGCTCCACATCAATCAGAACATCGCGAGGGATCGGCTATCACGGATGCACCCGCCGGCGGGCCGGACTTCAAATCTGCCATGAAAAGAAGCGCCCAGCGAAGGACCGACGCGGAAAAGTCGCTGGAGAAAATCCTGACCTTCCTCGAAAACGCACCCGCGAAGAAGCGGGCGGCCAAAAAGGTCCAGAAAGAGATAGCGTCGGCCTTTTCCGATAGATAG
- the virB11 gene encoding P-type DNA transfer ATPase VirB11, with protein MKQFPFLDKALERLKPFLSDDRVSEISVNRPGEVFIERLGVAGMERVVDAQFTADWIRTLSERVAGSTNQVVNEEHPILSASLPTGERFQCVLPPAAPAGGAISIRKQVIHDIGLDVYKSRGAFDDTRVGRQLRLSPAEETLAAMLQGDVDVMQFLRTAVRSRVSIAVSGGTSTGKSTFLNALLKEVPDEERIVTIEDTRELRPPTPNTVALLASKGDQGRAKVTPQQLLEASLRMRPDRVMLGELRGEEAFSFLQAINTGHPGSLTTVHANSARDAYDRLALMVMQSGVRLQKHEIIDYLKEVIPVVVQLHRFPDGRRVVSEIVFTKGDVL; from the coding sequence ATGAAGCAGTTCCCGTTTCTCGACAAAGCCCTGGAGCGGCTGAAGCCATTCCTCTCGGACGATCGCGTCTCCGAAATCTCGGTCAATCGCCCCGGCGAGGTGTTCATCGAGCGGCTCGGCGTCGCCGGCATGGAACGTGTTGTCGACGCGCAGTTTACCGCTGATTGGATCAGGACGCTGAGCGAGCGGGTGGCGGGCTCCACCAACCAGGTTGTCAACGAGGAACATCCCATCCTATCCGCCTCGCTACCGACCGGCGAGCGCTTCCAGTGCGTTCTGCCGCCGGCCGCACCTGCCGGCGGCGCGATCTCGATCCGCAAGCAGGTCATCCATGACATCGGCCTGGACGTCTACAAGAGCCGCGGCGCCTTCGACGACACACGCGTCGGTCGCCAACTCAGGCTTTCGCCGGCCGAAGAAACCCTTGCCGCCATGCTGCAGGGCGATGTCGATGTCATGCAGTTTCTCCGGACGGCCGTGCGCTCACGGGTTTCGATCGCCGTCTCGGGGGGCACCTCGACCGGCAAATCCACCTTCCTCAACGCGCTTCTGAAAGAAGTTCCAGATGAGGAACGCATCGTGACGATCGAGGACACGCGCGAGCTGAGACCGCCTACTCCGAACACCGTCGCCCTGCTCGCATCGAAGGGTGATCAAGGTCGGGCCAAGGTGACGCCACAGCAATTGCTGGAAGCGTCGCTGCGCATGCGGCCGGATCGGGTGATGCTCGGCGAGCTTCGCGGCGAGGAGGCTTTCTCCTTCCTCCAGGCGATCAATACCGGACATCCCGGCTCGTTGACCACGGTCCATGCCAATTCCGCACGCGACGCCTATGACCGTCTGGCATTGATGGTCATGCAAAGTGGCGTTCGGCTGCAGAAGCACGAAATCATCGACTATCTGAAGGAAGTGATCCCGGTGGTTGTACAGCTTCATAGGTTCCCGGACGGACGGCGCGTCGTGTCCGAGATCGTCTTCACCAAGGGGGACGTGCTGTGA